In Ostrea edulis chromosome 10, xbOstEdul1.1, whole genome shotgun sequence, one genomic interval encodes:
- the LOC125666209 gene encoding uncharacterized protein LOC125666209 isoform X1 encodes MDTLGLSTQLKVRQCSQCQRDTEFYCNTCKRDLCLQCKKEHVTENNTKYHNVVFYITRHTERSFTTQCKLRQCSQCQGDTEFYCNTCKRDLCLQCKEKHAIDLDTIYHDVVIYREKFNYISRQEICVRHPKRKYRMFCDQCNYSVCKRCTDHRTHALVDLRTAYQTKRQQHREIIENIRSETLYNCRVLLAGIQTDIQTCPPQICHRQSQMSTKAQRLKDLIDTVVCDVKTRYRGLLIDRIHQQKRKMNRQLVHLQNYEDRYEQSANRAVQFLLFIKTSRVPQIKDSPSQLLSVITEIQMTTGKRQVGIDECVKLMSTPVLHTSVCVTDVIYVSHISRVMSDRVWVSGYDNLILTDTTGDTIHRVTDIITWYGVHTVNSSGELIYIDSDYNINKLSTHNKTVTRLIQSTSPWSPECVCCSPSTGDLMVGMYNTDTETGKVTRYNSSGQHILTIQHHNTGHTLYSRPYYITENNNGDIIVSDWIKYKRGAVVVTERGGRHRFSYTGPPSGSSLRPRGICTDALSHILVCDFNTHTVQMIDKDGHFLSLLLTRQHGINTPRSLNYDDKTHLLWVGSYITNTVSVYRYLQRRYSLTDYPDSVDEDAKEESDSDNEDTRGNSDSDDEDARGKFDTDDEDANGEADTDDEDARGKSDTDDEDDRGKSDDKDARRKSDDEDTRKESDSDDEDARGEADPKTCCQRCILV; translated from the exons ATGGACACACTAGGACTCAGTACTCAGCTAAAAGTACGACAATGTTCCCAATGTCAGAGGGATACTGAATTTTACTGTAACACATGTAAACGTGATCTGTGTTTACAGTGTAAAAAGGAACATGTTACAGAAAATAACACCAAATATCACAATGTAGTGTTCTATATAACTCGTCATACTGAGAGGAGTTTTACCACACAGTGTAAACTACGACAGTGTTCTCAATGTCAGGGGGACACTGAGTTCTACTGTAACACATGTAAACGTGATCTGTGTTTACAGTGTAAAGAGAAACATGCCATTGATCTAGATACCATATACCATGATGTTGTGATTTACCGTGAGAAGTTTAACTACATCTCCAGACAAGAGATATGTGTCAGACATCCAAAGAGAAAATACAGAATGTTCTGTGATCAGTGTAACTATTCCGTGTGTAAGCGCTGTACAGACCACAGAACACACGCGCTGGTGGATCTTAGAACAGCCTATCAAACAAAGCGACAACAACACAGAGAAATCATTGAAAACATCAGAAGTGAGACTCTCTATAACTGTCGTGTTCTCCTGGCAGGAATCCAAACTGATATCCAAACTTGTCCCCCACAAATCTGTCACCGTCAATCACAGATGTCAACAAAAGCCCAGAGACTGAAGGATCTGATTGACACCGTGGTATGTGATGTTAAAACAAGATACCGAGGTTTATTGATTGATAGAATACATCAACAGAAGAGAAAAATGAACAGACAACTTGTTCACCTACAGAACTATGAAGACAGATATGAACAATCAGCAAACAGAGCGGTACAATTCCTCTTGTTTATAAAGACCAGTCGTGTCCCCCAGATAAAGGACAGTCCTAGTCAGTTATTGAGTGTCATCACAGAAATCCAAATGACAACAGGAAAACGACAAGTAGGAATAGACGAGTGTGTGAAATTGATGTCCACACCTGTATTACACACGTCTGTCTGTGTGACAGATGTTATTTATGTGTCACACATATCTCGTGTGATGTCAGACCGGGTCTGGGTCTCTGGTTATGACAATCTCATCTTGACAGACACAACAGGAGACACTATACACCGTGTGACAGATATAATAACATGGTATGGAGTACACACAGTGAACAGTTCTGGAGAACTGATTTATATAGACAGTGACTATAACATCAACAAACTGTCTACACACAATAAAACAGTCACCAGACTGATACAGAGTACATCACCATGGTCACCAGAGTGTGTGTGCTGCTCCCCGTCCACTGGAGATCTGATGGTCGGGATGTATAACACTGATACAGAGACAGGCAAGGTAACCCGGTACAACAGTAGTGGTCAACACATCCTGACCATACAACACCACAACACAGGTCACACGCTGTATAGTCGTCCTTATTATATTACAGAGAACAATAACGGTGATATCATTGTGTCTGACTGGATTAAATATAAGCGTGGTGCTGTAGTGGTGACAGAGCGTGGGGGGAGACATCGATTCTCCTACACAGGACCTCCATCAGGATCATCATTACGACCACGTGGAATCTGTACAGACGCGCTGTCACACATCCTGGTGTGTGATTTTAACACCCACACAGTACAGATGATTGACAAGGACGGTCACTTCCTGTCTCTGTTACTGACACGACAACACGGGATAAACACACCACGCAGCCtgaactatgatgataaaactCACCTTCTCTGGGTCGGATCATACATCACCAACACAGTGTCTGTATATAGATATCTACAGAGgaggtactctctgactg ATTATCCAGACAGTGTGGACGAGGACGCCAAAGAAGAATCTGACTCTGATAACGAAGATACCAGGGGAAATTCTGACTCTGATGACGAGGACGCCAGGGGGAAATTTGACACTGATGACGAGGACGccaatggagaagctgacacTGATGACGAGGACGCCAGGGGGAAATCTGACACTGATGACGAGGACGACAGGGGAAAATCTGATGACAAGGACGCCAGGAGAAAATCTGATGACGAGGACACCAGAAAAGAATCCGACTCTGATGACGAGGACGCCAGGGGAGAAGCTGATCCTAAAACATGTTGCCAGCGGTGTATCTTGGTGTAG